The following coding sequences lie in one Vigna radiata var. radiata cultivar VC1973A unplaced genomic scaffold, Vradiata_ver6 scaffold_308, whole genome shotgun sequence genomic window:
- the LOC106755016 gene encoding UDP-galactose/UDP-glucose transporter 3, with translation MEAHGGGLRRILLLAFCVAGIWSAYIYQGVLQENVSTKRFGPNGERFEHLAFLNLAQSVVCLIWSFIMIKIWSSGNSGGAPWWSYWSAGITNTIGPAMGIEALKYISYPAQVLAKSSKMIPVMLMGTLVYGIRYSLPEYICTFLVAGGVSTFALLKTSSKTISKLAHPNAPLGYGLCFLNLAFDGFTNATQDSIKGRYPKTSAWGIMLGMNLWGTIYNLIYMFGWPHASGFEAVRFCKQYPEAAWDIFLYCCCGAVGQNFIFLTISRFGSLANTTITTTRKFVSIVISSVLSGNPLSTKQWGCVFMVFSGLSYQIYLKWEKLQRLQKKRKAM, from the exons ATGGAGGCCCACGGCGGAGGGCTCCGCCGCATCCTGCTCCTCGCCTTCTGCGTCGCCGGAATCTGGTCGGCCTACATCTACCAAGGCGTTCTTCAGGAAAACGT GTCGACCAAGCGATTCGGTCCGAACGGTGAAAGGTTCGAGCACCTTGCGTTTCTGAACTTGGCGCAAAGTGTGGTGTGTTTAATCTGGTCGTTTATAA TGATAAAGATATGGTCCAGTGGAAATTCTGGTGGTGCTCCTTGGTGGAGTTATTGGAGCGCTGGTATTACCAACACCATTGGTCCCGCTATGGGAATTGAAGCTTTGAAGTATATTAGTTACCCTGCTCAG GTGCTGGCGAAGTCTTCCAAAATGATTCCAG TTATGTTGATGGGTACTCTAGTATATGGGATAAGATATTCTCTTCCAGAATACATTTGTACATTCCTTGTTGCTGGAGGGGTATCAACATTTGCTCTTCTAAAG ACGAGCTCAAAGACAATCAGCAAGCTGGCACATCCAAATGCTCCCCTTGGCTATGGGTTATGTTTCCTGAACCTTGCTTTTGATGGATTTACCAATGCTACCCAGGATTCTATAAAAGGAAG GTATCCAAAAACAAGTGCTTGGGGTATTATGCTGGGCATGAATTTATGGGGAACCATATACAATTTGATTTACATGTTCGGATGGCCCCATGCCAGTGGATTTGAGGCAGTTCGATTCTGCAAACAGTATCCAGAGGCAGCATGGGATATTTTTCTCTATTGTTGCTGCGGTGCTGTTGGCCAAAATTTCATCTTCTTGACCATAAGCCGGTTTGGCTCTTTGGCAAACACTACCATCACTACCACCCGCAAATTTGTTAGCATTGTGATATCTTCCGTATTGAGTGGGAATCCCCTGTCAACAAAGCAATGGGGGTGTGTTTTTATGGTGTTCTCAGGATTGTCTTATCAGATCTATCTCAAGTGGGAGAAGTTGCAGAGATtgcagaagaaaagaaaagccaTGTGA